In Pyxicephalus adspersus chromosome 12, UCB_Pads_2.0, whole genome shotgun sequence, a genomic segment contains:
- the LOC140342667 gene encoding protein S100-A10-like: MGVPSEMEQAMETMLFTFHKYAGDKNYMSKEDLHRLMESQFSEFLKNQNDPLAVDKIMKDLDQCRDGRVNFHSFFSLIAGLTIACNDYYIKNMKRK; the protein is encoded by the exons ATGGGAGTCCCCTCAGAGATGGAACAAGCCATGGAGACCATGCTCTTCACCTTCCATAAATACGCCGGGGACAAGAACTACATGTCCAAGGAGGACCTGCACCGCCTGATGGAGAGCCAATTCTCTGAATTCCTCAAG AACCAGAACGACCCCCTGGCGGTGGATAAGATCATGAAGGATCTGGATCAGTGCCGTGACGGACGCGTCAACTTCCACAGCTTCTTCTCCCTGATCGCCGGCCTAACCATCGCCTGCAATGACTATTACATCAAGAACATGAAGAGGAAGTAA